One window of the Oncorhynchus masou masou isolate Uvic2021 unplaced genomic scaffold, UVic_Omas_1.1 unplaced_scaffold_11255, whole genome shotgun sequence genome contains the following:
- the LOC135529255 gene encoding uncharacterized protein LOC135529255 — SPPTAPPPPPSKSPHSLPLSKSPTRPLSPSKYPPQPPSPSKYPHSAPLQVSPPTASPSPISPPQPPPPPSKYSLPPPVPPPPPSPSKYPHSPPSPSKYPHSAPLSSKSPHSLPPLQPPSPSKYPTAPPLQVSTPTAPPLQVPTVPPSPSKYPTAPPPLQVSPPQRPPSPIPPQPPSPSKSPQRPPLQVSTPTAPLSKYTHSPPLQVSTPTAPPSPISPPTVPPSPSKSPTAPPSPSKYPHSAPSPISPPTASPSPSKSPTAPPSKYPLAPPLQVSTPTAPSPGKPPQPPSPRCPTAPPLQVVPHSPPSPWGPPTAPPSPSKYPHSTPSPSKYPHAPPSPISPPQPPSPSKYPHTPPSPISTPTAPPSPSKYPHSAPSPSKSPHSPPLQVSPPQPPSPSKYPHSAPLSNKYPHCAPPLQVSTPTRPPSPSKYPHSAPSPISPPTAPPSPSKYPHAPPSPSKYPHSPPSP, encoded by the exons CCCCACAgcccccctctccaagtaagtaCCCCCACAGCGcccctctccaagtaagtccccccacagcctccccctctccaa taagtcccccacagcccccaccccctccaAGTAAGTACAGCCTCCCCCCTCCAGTACCCCCACCgcccccctctccaagtaagtacccccacagccccccctctccaagtaagtaCCCCCACAGCGCCCCCCTCTCCAGTAAGTCCCCCCACAGCCTcccccctctccaa cccccctctccaagtaagtaCCCCACAGCgccccctctccaagtaagtaCCCCCACAGCgccccctctccaa GTCCCCACAGTgcccccctctccaagtaagtaccccacagcccccccccctctccaagtaagtccCCCACAGCGccccccctctccaa TACCCCCACAgcccccctctccaagtaagtccCCACAGCgcccccctctccaagtaagtaCCCCCACAGCCCCCCTCTCCAAGTACACCCACAgcccccctctccaagtaagtaCCCCCACAGCgcccccctctccaa taagtccCCCCACAGTgcccccctctccaagtaagtccCCCACAGCgcccccctctccaagtaagtaCCCCCACAGCgccccctctccaa taagtccccccacagcctccccctctccaagtaagtccCCCACAGCCCCCCCAAGTAAGTACCCCCTGGccccccctctccaagtaagtaCCCCCACGGCCCCCTCTCCAGGTAAGCCCCCACAgcccccctctccaa GGTGCCCCACAGCGCCCCCTCTCCAAGTGGTCCCCCACAGCCCCCCCTCTCCGTGGGGTCCCCCCACAGCgcccccctctccaagtaagtaCCCCCACAGCAccccctctccaagtaagtaCCCCCACGCgcccccctctccaa taagtcccccacagcccccctctccaagtaagtaCCCCCACACgcccccctctccaa taagtacccccacagcccccccctctccaagtaagtaCCCCCACAGCgccccctctccaagtaagtccccccacagcccccctctccaagtaagtcccccacagcccccctctccaagtaagtaCCCCCACAGCgcccccctctccaa taagtaCCCCCACTGCGccccccctctccaagtaagtaCCCCCACGCGccccccctctccaagtaagtaCCCCCACAGCgccccctctccaa taagtccCCCCACAGCgcccccctctccaagtaagtaCCCCCACGCgcccccctctccaagtaagtacccccacagccccccctctccaa